The Deltaproteobacteria bacterium HGW-Deltaproteobacteria-6 genome has a segment encoding these proteins:
- a CDS encoding flavodoxin, which yields MTKILIVYHSQTGHTRQMADAVAEGAKAIDGVEVIFKKAADATLEDLLACDGFACGTPENFGYMSGMIKDFFDRTYTDAQDKVFRKPFVIFISAGNDGSGAQRAIERIALGYKFKPVFTPVIAKGKITEEILEQCRELGGTLAGGCAMGIY from the coding sequence ATGACTAAAATATTAATCGTTTATCACTCCCAGACAGGCCACACCAGACAGATGGCCGATGCCGTAGCTGAAGGCGCGAAAGCCATTGACGGGGTCGAAGTGATTTTTAAAAAGGCCGCCGACGCCACGCTCGAAGACCTGCTTGCCTGTGACGGATTTGCTTGCGGCACACCGGAAAACTTCGGCTATATGTCCGGCATGATCAAGGATTTCTTTGACCGGACCTACACGGATGCCCAGGACAAGGTTTTCCGCAAGCCTTTTGTGATCTTCATCAGTGCGGGCAACGACGGATCGGGTGCGCAGAGAGCCATTGAACGCATCGCCCTGGGCTACAAGTTCAAACCCGTCTTTACACCCGTTATCGCCAAAGGAAAAATCACCGAAGAAATCCTGGAACAATGCCGTGAACTGGGCGGGACGCTCGCCGGCGGCTGCGCGATGGGAATCTACTGA
- a CDS encoding triose-phosphate isomerase, which translates to MRKWIVAGNWKMHNTISESVALAQAIKEGTTGLTRGEVVLAPPFTALSAVSESIRGSAVTLAAQNMYYESKGAFTGEISPLMLKDAGCTYVIIGHSERRKYFNESDEQVNLKVKKALSVGLTPIVCAGETDGERNKGITEAVVNRQVSKALDGVGVEKINHLVIAYEPVWAIGTGRVATPEQAEDVHDFIRRLLVEIYGCMAADTRILYGGSVTQDSIAELIAMEDIDGALVGGASLNAEGFLGIINKMP; encoded by the coding sequence ATGAGAAAGTGGATTGTTGCCGGCAACTGGAAAATGCACAACACAATCAGTGAATCCGTTGCCCTGGCACAGGCAATTAAAGAAGGCACAACCGGCTTAACGCGCGGCGAGGTCGTTTTGGCCCCGCCTTTTACCGCGCTTTCTGCCGTAAGCGAATCCATCAGGGGTTCCGCAGTAACACTGGCCGCGCAAAACATGTACTACGAGAGCAAGGGCGCATTCACCGGCGAAATTTCGCCTCTGATGCTGAAAGATGCCGGATGCACATACGTGATCATCGGCCACTCCGAGCGCCGTAAATACTTTAACGAAAGCGATGAGCAGGTTAATCTGAAAGTAAAAAAAGCGCTGTCCGTCGGATTAACGCCGATAGTTTGCGCAGGCGAAACGGATGGTGAAAGGAACAAAGGCATCACCGAGGCGGTTGTCAACCGCCAGGTCAGCAAAGCACTCGATGGCGTCGGTGTTGAAAAGATAAATCATCTGGTCATCGCCTATGAACCGGTCTGGGCAATCGGAACAGGCCGAGTGGCCACCCCGGAACAGGCCGAGGATGTTCACGATTTCATTCGCCGCCTTCTCGTTGAAATCTATGGCTGCATGGCGGCTGACACCCGTATTCTTTACGGCGGCAGCGTGACGCAGGACAGTATCGCCGAGTTGATCGCGATGGAAGACATCGACGGCGCGCTGGTTGGCGGCGCATCGTTGAACGCGGAAGGCTTTTTGGGCATTATCAATAAAATGCCTTAA
- the pgk gene encoding phosphoglycerate kinase: MDMKYLDQIDVSGKKVLVRVDFNVPMDKTGKVTDDTRVRASLATINYIREKGARVIVTSHLGRPKGKPVPEFSLSPVAPILASLLKTDVPFIDDCIGEKARQAAAAMKAGDVILLENLRFHPGEDKNDDAFAEELAKLCDVYINDAFAVSHRAAASNTAITKFVPVCAAGFLLKNEIEYFNQAMGNPARPLVAIIGGAKVSDKIKVLENVIDKVDRLIVGGGMAFTFLKAQGFNVGKSLCETEMLDLAVKIMDKAKAKNVQFLLPVDAVIAQAPAADAPTKVVAVADIPDDWMGLDLGPATIAAFSDAVKTAKTIVWNGPLGMFELAPFSAGTFKLVDAAVASGALTIVGGGDTDTAIHKTGKSDKISYISTGGGAFLELLEGKILPAVAALG, from the coding sequence ATAGACATGAAGTACTTGGATCAGATTGATGTCAGCGGAAAGAAGGTATTGGTGCGGGTGGATTTCAACGTACCGATGGACAAAACAGGCAAAGTTACGGACGATACCCGCGTCCGGGCAAGTTTAGCCACAATCAACTATATCCGGGAAAAAGGCGCCAGAGTCATTGTCACCTCTCATCTCGGACGCCCCAAGGGCAAGCCGGTTCCCGAATTTTCGCTTTCGCCTGTCGCCCCGATTCTGGCCTCGCTTTTAAAAACAGATGTTCCCTTCATTGATGATTGCATCGGTGAAAAAGCCCGGCAGGCCGCGGCCGCGATGAAGGCAGGCGATGTCATCCTTCTCGAAAACCTGCGGTTTCACCCGGGTGAAGACAAAAACGACGATGCGTTTGCCGAGGAACTCGCCAAACTTTGCGATGTCTATATTAATGACGCGTTTGCCGTATCCCATCGCGCGGCTGCATCCAATACCGCCATCACCAAATTTGTGCCCGTGTGCGCCGCGGGCTTTCTCTTGAAAAATGAAATCGAATATTTCAATCAGGCCATGGGCAATCCCGCGCGGCCACTGGTCGCCATCATTGGCGGGGCCAAGGTATCCGATAAGATCAAGGTTCTGGAAAATGTCATTGATAAAGTGGACCGCCTCATCGTGGGCGGCGGCATGGCCTTTACCTTCCTGAAAGCTCAGGGCTTCAATGTCGGCAAGTCCCTGTGTGAAACAGAGATGCTGGACCTGGCCGTAAAGATCATGGACAAAGCCAAAGCTAAAAACGTGCAGTTTCTCCTGCCGGTAGATGCCGTCATCGCGCAGGCTCCGGCGGCGGACGCGCCAACAAAAGTGGTCGCCGTTGCCGATATCCCGGATGACTGGATGGGGCTGGATCTGGGCCCCGCCACAATCGCGGCTTTTTCGGATGCGGTCAAAACGGCCAAAACGATTGTCTGGAACGGCCCTCTGGGCATGTTTGAACTCGCCCCGTTTTCCGCGGGCACCTTTAAACTGGTCGATGCGGCGGTCGCATCCGGCGCGCTGACGATTGTCGGCGGCGGCGATACCGATACCGCCATTCACAAGACCGGAAAGAGCGATAAAATATCCTACATTTCCACCGGCGGCGGCGCGTTTCTGGAGCTTTTGGAAGGCAAAATTCTGCCGGCAGTGGCCGCGCTCGGATAA
- the gap gene encoding type I glyceraldehyde-3-phosphate dehydrogenase has product MAVKVAINGFGRIGRLVFRAGYQSKDVEFVAINDLTDPKTMAHLLKYDSVHGTLNAGVQSTANSIIVDGREIKAFAIRDPETLPWRDLGVDVVLESTGRFTDRADAEKHLKAGAKKVVISAPAKGPDVTFVFGVNSEDYDKSKHHIISMGSCTTNCLAPIVKILNEEFGLEYGLMTTIHSFTNDQVVLDEAHKDLRRSRAAALSMIPTTTGAARAIAEVIPEMKGRLDGLAIRVPTPNVSLVDFVATLSRETSKQEINEKLKEYSQKSMKGILSYSEEELVSRDFNGNPHSSIVDLPNTIVIGGKTVKILSWYDNEWGFSNRMLELLSFIMK; this is encoded by the coding sequence ATGGCCGTAAAAGTTGCAATTAACGGATTCGGAAGAATCGGCAGGCTCGTATTCCGGGCCGGTTATCAATCAAAAGATGTCGAGTTTGTCGCGATCAACGACCTAACGGACCCGAAAACGATGGCCCACCTGCTCAAATACGACTCCGTGCACGGCACCCTGAACGCCGGCGTCCAGTCGACGGCCAATTCCATCATTGTTGACGGCAGGGAAATAAAGGCCTTTGCCATTCGTGACCCGGAGACACTGCCCTGGAGAGATTTAGGCGTCGATGTCGTTCTGGAAAGCACGGGAAGATTCACCGACCGCGCCGACGCGGAAAAACACCTTAAAGCCGGAGCGAAAAAAGTCGTGATTTCCGCGCCCGCCAAAGGGCCGGACGTAACGTTTGTATTCGGCGTCAACTCCGAAGATTACGACAAAAGCAAACATCACATCATCTCCATGGGTTCCTGCACCACCAATTGCCTGGCGCCGATCGTGAAAATTCTGAACGAAGAATTCGGTCTGGAATATGGCTTGATGACAACAATTCATTCCTTTACCAACGATCAGGTGGTGCTCGACGAGGCGCATAAGGATTTGCGGCGGTCGCGCGCCGCCGCTCTTTCCATGATCCCGACCACAACAGGCGCGGCCCGGGCTATTGCGGAAGTCATTCCCGAAATGAAAGGCAGGCTCGACGGCCTGGCCATTCGCGTTCCTACGCCCAATGTATCACTCGTCGATTTTGTAGCGACTTTGTCGCGCGAAACCAGCAAGCAGGAAATCAACGAAAAGCTCAAAGAGTATTCACAGAAATCGATGAAGGGCATTCTGTCTTACTCGGAGGAAGAACTGGTATCCCGCGATTTTAACGGCAATCCGCATTCATCGATTGTGGATTTGCCCAATACGATCGTCATCGGAGGCAAAACGGTAAAAATACTTTCATGGTATGACAATGAGTGGGGCTTCTCCAATCGCATGCTGGAGCTTCTGTCGTTCATCATGAAGTAA
- a CDS encoding 6-phosphofructokinase — translation MSDEKLYIVLMGLPARGKSTLGIRLREAFHKDHIHTRIFNNGNLRRIYRPLAETSCAEFYSPNNPAAVELRNKFARMNMERAKAYLRNSGQVAILDATNAGRSRRMMIENYLNNHPLLFIECVNEDEDILNLSILEKTKLPEFNHLECQKAEAEFLKRIEYYKMIYTPLKTERNYVRLDSLQNRIIEEKHTDAISLYARLRDYLVTDEVKNLFLIRHTQTEYNIEDRIGGDPGLTRKGKEQAEALGHFFAKKRISYIFTSSKLRTKRTAEAIARMQEACRIIALKEFDEINAGVCEEMTYAEIEKKMPQIFRDREANKYAYAYPEGESYAMMKPRIEEGIKKSFFLNRRADNIMIVGHQAVNRLILSHFLYRRDVDVPYIYIPQDRFYNIVSTQNKKLFELRKYD, via the coding sequence ATGAGCGATGAAAAATTATACATTGTCCTGATGGGACTGCCCGCCCGCGGAAAATCCACGCTGGGTATCCGCCTGCGGGAGGCTTTCCACAAAGATCATATTCACACCCGAATATTCAACAACGGCAATCTGCGCCGGATTTACCGGCCGCTTGCCGAAACGTCATGCGCTGAATTTTATTCTCCGAACAATCCGGCCGCCGTGGAACTCAGGAATAAATTCGCCCGCATGAACATGGAAAGGGCAAAAGCCTATCTGCGCAATTCCGGGCAGGTGGCCATCCTGGATGCGACCAACGCGGGCCGCAGCCGCCGGATGATGATTGAAAACTATCTTAACAATCATCCTCTTCTCTTTATTGAGTGCGTCAATGAGGATGAGGATATTCTGAATCTCAGCATTCTGGAAAAAACGAAACTGCCGGAATTCAATCATCTGGAATGTCAAAAAGCTGAGGCGGAGTTTCTGAAACGAATTGAATACTATAAGATGATCTATACCCCTTTGAAGACGGAAAGGAATTATGTCCGCCTGGATTCCCTGCAAAACAGGATTATCGAAGAGAAGCATACGGATGCAATTTCCCTTTATGCACGCCTGCGTGATTACCTGGTCACCGACGAAGTCAAAAATCTCTTTCTGATCCGGCATACGCAAACGGAATATAATATCGAGGACCGGATCGGCGGTGATCCCGGTCTGACCCGGAAGGGAAAAGAGCAGGCGGAGGCCCTGGGGCATTTCTTTGCCAAAAAAAGAATTTCCTATATTTTTACCAGCAGCAAATTAAGAACGAAAAGAACGGCGGAAGCCATCGCGCGAATGCAGGAGGCCTGCCGGATTATCGCGCTAAAGGAGTTTGATGAAATCAATGCCGGCGTGTGTGAAGAAATGACCTATGCTGAAATTGAAAAAAAGATGCCGCAGATTTTCCGGGACAGGGAAGCCAATAAATACGCTTACGCGTATCCCGAAGGGGAAAGCTATGCGATGATGAAACCGAGAATTGAGGAGGGAATTAAAAAGTCATTTTTCCTCAACCGGCGGGCGGATAATATTATGATTGTCGGCCACCAGGCGGTCAACCGTCTGATTCTGTCGCATTTTCTTTACCGGCGCGACGTGGATGTTCCTTATATTTATATTCCCCAGGACCGTTTCTACAATATCGTTTCCACGCAAAATAAAAAACTTTTCGAGCTCAGAAAATATGATTGA
- a CDS encoding DUF2147 domain-containing protein: MMKKIFISIITVFTLFAFSGLLQAADPSIAGVWSVPILKGKDKGKERSNIEIFEKDGTYYGKIVKLSNAPANAVCTKCKDDKKDKPLLGMLVLRNLKKESGRYAGGKIYDVDEGREYKCSLVLISPDKLQVTASLLFISESHYWTRVK; encoded by the coding sequence ATGATGAAAAAAATATTTATTTCTATTATAACGGTTTTTACACTGTTTGCCTTTTCCGGTTTGCTGCAGGCGGCCGATCCGTCGATTGCCGGCGTATGGTCTGTGCCGATTCTGAAAGGGAAGGATAAGGGGAAGGAAAGGTCAAATATTGAAATATTTGAAAAAGACGGCACTTATTACGGCAAGATCGTCAAACTCTCGAACGCCCCGGCGAATGCCGTGTGCACGAAATGCAAGGACGATAAAAAAGACAAACCTCTGCTGGGAATGCTGGTGCTTCGGAACCTTAAAAAAGAATCAGGCCGGTATGCCGGCGGAAAGATTTATGATGTTGACGAAGGCAGAGAATATAAATGCAGTCTGGTGCTGATATCGCCGGATAAGTTGCAGGTGACGGCCAGCCTGCTGTTTATCAGCGAGAGCCACTACTGGACGCGTGTGAAGTAG
- a CDS encoding DUF2147 domain-containing protein has protein sequence MRMKFGFILGIIAVAIFTTSSLWAADPIVGKWKTIDDETKQTKSIVEIYAQNGMVFGKIAQLLRPEDKGKLCTKCTGADKDKPTEGLVIVKNMKDDGDEWTGGTILDPAKGKEYKCKMKAIEGGKKLQVKGCISFLCRTQIWVK, from the coding sequence ATGAGGATGAAATTCGGATTTATATTAGGGATCATTGCTGTTGCCATTTTTACTACCAGTAGTCTCTGGGCCGCCGACCCGATCGTAGGCAAATGGAAGACCATCGATGATGAGACAAAGCAGACGAAATCCATCGTAGAAATTTATGCTCAGAACGGCATGGTTTTCGGCAAGATTGCACAGCTCCTGCGTCCCGAAGATAAAGGCAAACTCTGCACCAAGTGCACAGGAGCTGACAAGGATAAACCGACTGAAGGCCTGGTTATTGTAAAAAATATGAAGGATGACGGAGATGAATGGACCGGTGGAACGATTTTAGACCCAGCCAAGGGCAAAGAATACAAATGCAAGATGAAGGCCATTGAGGGTGGAAAAAAACTGCAGGTCAAAGGTTGCATTTCCTTTTTATGCCGCACCCAGATATGGGTCAAATAG
- a CDS encoding cupin domain-containing protein gives MFYKKNDDGYHSRIKGIDQKTLIYGDRTLLAEFRLAKGSILPKHSHPNEQTGYLISGHMIFMVGNDRYETKAGDSWCIPMNVEHSAEIIEDSVAVEVFSPLREDYLPDKK, from the coding sequence ATGTTTTATAAGAAAAACGATGACGGTTATCATTCCCGGATTAAAGGCATAGATCAGAAAACGCTGATCTACGGGGACCGAACGCTGCTGGCGGAGTTTCGGCTGGCAAAGGGCAGCATTCTTCCCAAACATTCCCATCCCAATGAACAGACGGGTTATCTGATCAGCGGCCACATGATTTTCATGGTGGGTAACGATCGATACGAAACGAAAGCCGGTGATAGTTGGTGCATTCCCATGAATGTTGAACACAGCGCGGAAATCATCGAGGATTCGGTGGCCGTGGAAGTGTTTTCTCCATTAAGGGAAGATTATCTGCCGGATAAAAAATAA
- a CDS encoding Fis family transcriptional regulator, which translates to MVKVLIIDDDEMFCRLLSSALKADGYAISCAYCLEEGLRLVANDSFDVVFLDVRLPDGNGLDKLSEIRESPSEPEVIILTGAGTANGAELAIHSGAWDYIQKPSSISSMTLPLIRALQYREEKLKKRPVANLKLGGLVGRSSQMKACYSLIAEAASCDANVLITGETGTGKELFAKAIHENSARAGRSFVIVDCAALTQNLTESALFGYEKGAFTGADQRREGLIRQAHGGTLFLDEIGELPLTLQKSFLRVLQEHRFRPLGGSKEIESDFRLIAATNRNLEQLVEKGLFREDLLFRLRSVTLTAPPLREHIDDLFEIAIYHTARICQRSRIEPKKLSPDFQEALLAYTWPGNVRELVNAIERAIAAALSAPTLFQKHLPSTIRIKLAQGGNLPDNQKPEIVTQAPFPTLKDLRESTYARVEKKYMEDLLASTGGDIEKACRISGLSRTRLYEILRKHHIPIKS; encoded by the coding sequence ATGGTGAAAGTTTTAATTATCGACGATGATGAAATGTTCTGCCGGTTATTGTCCAGCGCCCTGAAGGCGGACGGATATGCCATCTCCTGCGCGTATTGCCTTGAGGAAGGCCTGAGACTTGTTGCTAACGATTCATTCGATGTTGTTTTTCTTGATGTCCGGTTGCCGGACGGCAACGGACTGGACAAATTGTCGGAGATTCGTGAATCGCCATCCGAGCCGGAAGTGATTATTCTGACCGGCGCCGGAACGGCGAATGGCGCGGAACTGGCTATTCACAGCGGCGCCTGGGATTATATTCAAAAGCCATCTTCGATCAGTTCAATGACGCTTCCCTTGATCAGGGCGCTGCAATACCGGGAGGAAAAGTTAAAAAAACGGCCGGTTGCCAATCTGAAGCTGGGCGGTCTTGTCGGTAGAAGTTCACAGATGAAGGCCTGCTACAGCCTGATTGCCGAGGCGGCGTCCTGTGACGCCAATGTTTTAATCACCGGTGAAACAGGGACGGGCAAGGAACTCTTCGCGAAGGCGATTCACGAAAACAGTGCCCGCGCCGGTCGCAGCTTTGTTATCGTCGATTGCGCGGCCCTTACGCAGAACCTGACGGAAAGCGCTCTTTTCGGTTATGAAAAAGGCGCTTTCACCGGGGCTGATCAGCGCCGCGAAGGCCTCATCAGGCAGGCCCATGGCGGAACACTTTTTTTGGATGAGATCGGCGAGCTTCCTCTGACCCTCCAGAAAAGCTTCCTGAGGGTCCTTCAGGAGCATCGTTTCCGCCCGCTGGGCGGCTCCAAGGAAATAGAAAGCGATTTTCGTTTGATTGCGGCCACAAACCGCAATCTGGAACAATTGGTGGAAAAAGGGCTTTTTCGGGAAGATCTTCTTTTTCGTCTTCGCTCCGTTACGCTTACAGCGCCGCCGCTTCGGGAGCATATCGATGATCTGTTTGAAATCGCGATTTACCACACGGCCAGGATTTGCCAGCGCAGCCGGATTGAGCCCAAGAAACTTTCACCGGACTTTCAGGAAGCATTGCTTGCCTATACCTGGCCGGGAAATGTGCGGGAACTGGTCAATGCCATTGAAAGGGCCATCGCCGCAGCCTTGTCCGCGCCGACGCTTTTCCAAAAGCATCTGCCCAGCACGATTCGCATAAAGCTGGCACAGGGCGGCAATTTGCCGGATAATCAAAAGCCGGAGATTGTCACGCAGGCTCCTTTTCCCACACTTAAAGATTTGCGCGAATCCACTTATGCCCGGGTCGAAAAAAAGTACATGGAAGACCTGCTGGCGTCAACCGGCGGCGACATTGAAAAGGCCTGCCGGATTTCCGGTCTGAGTCGGACACGGCTCTATGAAATCTTACGGAAACATCATATTCCGATAAAAAGCTAA
- a CDS encoding methyl-accepting chemotaxis protein, translating into MKHRSLRFKMMVGGALIALLPLMVVGTFSVLKARWALEDAAKLQSMEISKGLAHMASLAVQEELKIVAQTAQRDVVINAVAQPTDDALVAKVSEELKAFVQRSGNDYEIVFITGTDGKVITGSRGLANKGLDLSDRDYIKEAIAGKANIGPVVRSKATGNVVLTFAAPVYSASNQVIGVVGSTMSIGFLADKVASTKLGQTGYGYIINNKGVLIAHPKKELILEVDISKEEGMKAVYQRMIKGETGSQDYVFKGTSKMAGFTPVPLTGWSVCVTQDYNEFLAPVHRITLFVVILDFIFLILALVCVYFFARGIALPIGQIANDLNDASGQVAAASSQVASASQSLAEGASEQASALEETSSSLEEMSSMTKQNADNAAQAKALTIEAKHIVDKVGDQMHRMVTAIQEVTKSSEETGKIIKTIDEIAFQTNLLALNAAVEAARAGEAGAGFAVVADEVRNLAMRSAEAAKSTSALIEKTIVTVKNSRDLTEQTQEGFKENVEISIKIGQLIDEIAAASSEQAQGIGQIGKAVAEMDKVVQGTAASAEESASASEEMNAQAVQMNSYVEKLGMIIDGSRSTGINPVSHKPSDSEETPAAPKPGKPATRKKLISAVRNVSKGKAVRPEDVIPFEKDGFKDF; encoded by the coding sequence ATGAAACATCGATCTTTACGATTTAAAATGATGGTAGGGGGTGCGCTGATTGCGCTTCTGCCTTTGATGGTGGTTGGAACTTTTTCCGTTCTAAAAGCAAGGTGGGCGCTCGAAGACGCGGCAAAGCTGCAATCGATGGAAATATCCAAAGGACTGGCCCACATGGCCAGTCTGGCTGTTCAGGAAGAACTGAAAATCGTTGCCCAGACGGCGCAGCGGGATGTCGTGATTAACGCGGTCGCCCAGCCTACAGACGATGCCCTCGTTGCCAAAGTTTCCGAGGAGCTGAAGGCCTTCGTACAGAGAAGCGGCAATGATTATGAAATAGTTTTCATTACTGGCACCGACGGGAAAGTCATTACCGGAAGCCGGGGTCTTGCCAATAAGGGACTCGACCTTTCCGATAGAGATTATATCAAGGAGGCCATTGCCGGCAAGGCCAACATCGGTCCCGTTGTTCGGTCGAAAGCCACAGGCAATGTGGTGTTGACTTTTGCCGCACCGGTTTATTCCGCATCCAATCAGGTTATTGGTGTTGTCGGTTCCACCATGAGCATCGGCTTTCTGGCGGATAAGGTTGCTTCGACCAAATTGGGGCAAACAGGCTACGGTTACATCATCAATAACAAAGGCGTCCTTATTGCTCATCCGAAAAAGGAGCTCATTCTGGAAGTGGATATTTCCAAAGAGGAAGGCATGAAAGCCGTTTATCAGCGCATGATCAAGGGAGAAACAGGATCGCAGGATTATGTATTTAAGGGAACCAGTAAAATGGCCGGTTTTACCCCTGTCCCGCTGACCGGCTGGAGTGTCTGTGTGACACAGGACTATAACGAGTTTCTGGCGCCGGTCCACCGAATTACATTATTTGTCGTTATTCTGGATTTCATTTTCCTGATCCTTGCCCTGGTGTGTGTGTATTTCTTCGCCCGGGGGATTGCCCTGCCCATCGGTCAGATCGCCAACGATCTTAACGATGCCTCCGGGCAGGTTGCAGCGGCATCATCGCAGGTCGCATCGGCCAGCCAGAGCCTGGCGGAAGGGGCATCCGAACAGGCTTCCGCTCTGGAGGAGACGTCTTCTTCACTGGAGGAGATGTCCTCCATGACCAAACAAAACGCGGATAACGCCGCTCAGGCGAAGGCGCTGACGATTGAGGCCAAACATATTGTGGATAAAGTCGGTGATCAGATGCACCGCATGGTGACGGCGATTCAGGAAGTAACCAAGTCAAGCGAAGAGACGGGTAAGATCATTAAAACCATCGATGAAATCGCTTTTCAGACCAATCTGCTGGCGCTGAATGCCGCCGTGGAAGCAGCCCGGGCAGGCGAAGCAGGCGCCGGTTTTGCGGTCGTGGCGGATGAAGTCCGTAATCTGGCCATGCGGTCGGCCGAGGCGGCCAAAAGCACATCCGCGCTTATCGAAAAAACAATTGTCACGGTGAAGAACAGCCGTGATTTGACCGAGCAGACTCAGGAAGGCTTCAAGGAAAATGTGGAAATTTCCATCAAGATCGGTCAGCTGATTGATGAGATTGCCGCGGCATCCAGCGAGCAGGCACAGGGCATCGGTCAGATCGGGAAGGCCGTGGCGGAGATGGACAAAGTGGTGCAGGGTACGGCGGCCAGCGCCGAGGAATCGGCTAGCGCTTCCGAGGAGATGAATGCCCAGGCCGTGCAAATGAACAGTTATGTGGAAAAGCTGGGGATGATTATCGATGGCAGCCGGAGCACCGGTATCAACCCGGTATCCCATAAACCGTCGGACAGTGAAGAGACGCCTGCCGCACCAAAGCCCGGCAAGCCGGCCACCAGGAAGAAGTTGATCAGTGCGGTCCGTAACGTGTCTAAAGGGAAGGCGGTTCGTCCGGAGGATGTGATTCCTTTTGAAAAAGACGGATTCAAGGATTTCTAG
- a CDS encoding chemotaxis protein CheW → MQTTAKIAADVSEKKAGREGKYLTFALAGEEYGIGILKVKEIIGLMPITPVPQTPEHIKGVINLRGKVIPVVDLRLKFGMERAEATERTCIIVTEIAAGGNKIFMGLVVDSVSEVLNIKMAEIEDTPHFGSALDTAYILGMAKIGQSVKILLDIDKVMSDEEIRDLDI, encoded by the coding sequence ATGCAGACTACAGCTAAAATAGCAGCAGATGTTTCCGAGAAAAAAGCCGGTCGCGAAGGAAAGTATCTGACCTTTGCCCTGGCGGGCGAGGAATACGGCATCGGGATTTTAAAGGTCAAAGAGATTATCGGATTAATGCCGATTACACCGGTGCCGCAGACGCCGGAGCACATCAAAGGCGTGATCAATTTGCGCGGCAAGGTGATTCCGGTTGTGGATCTGCGACTGAAGTTCGGCATGGAGCGCGCGGAAGCCACGGAACGCACCTGCATTATCGTGACCGAAATCGCCGCCGGCGGCAATAAAATATTCATGGGGCTCGTGGTGGATTCCGTATCGGAAGTGCTGAATATCAAAATGGCGGAGATTGAAGATACGCCGCATTTCGGATCGGCGCTGGACACGGCTTACATTCTCGGTATGGCTAAAATAGGCCAGTCGGTCAAAATCCTTCTGGATATTGACAAGGTCATGAGCGACGAGGAAATCCGTGATTTGGATATATGA